CAACTctatatcttaattttttatggtttttttttttttattcttaccACATAGATTCTTTTTTCAATGTTTCTTCTCCCCAAGTTTGATGATGCTGGTACTTTCTCTAAAGTTCTTTACTCAGTACCTCTTCtacatttttctccaaatatttaCTTCTTTGTGTATGCATTAGTGAAGAATTTAAACTGTTAGTTTCCACTTTCTCACAACAAAGAAGATGTGtggaaaaatgaatgttttccCCTTGCCTTGAGCCACAAGccattttgcttttcacttaCCCATAAATTACATACATGTTACCACTAAAGTAACTTGCACATTAAGCCTATTAACTTGCAGAacatttcttggttttttttagattcCAGCTCTGAAGATGATAAAAAGAAGGTAGGGAATAAGTTCCCTGCTAAGCAACCTGTGATAAAGAATACTTCTAAACCAGCAAAAGTAGTTGTCAAGCCTGGACAAGCAAAGAAAGACTCCAGTTCTTCCTCAGACAGCTCAGGTATTGGgatgggaggaaaggagaatttCTACATGCATGTTGTTCTTGTTTAGACCTTTCTATTTCTAGGAGGGTGCAGTTGGACAGGAATACCCACTGAAGTGTTGTTTCAAGCAGATGTACTGTGTACAATGCTGAATCTGAATGTTAGCCTTGTGTTACAGGAATGGGACTTAGTCGTgattgctgtttttctttccattctagATTCTGATAGTTCTGACAAGAAGGCAGCTCCTGTGAAGCCCACAACTAAAGCAGCAACCCCTGCAGCAAAGAAGTCACCAGCTGTCACAAAGAAAGCACAAAGTAGCTCTGATTCAGATAGCAGCTCCAGCAGTTCTGAGGatgagaagaagaagaaaggccCTCCAGCTAAACCAGCTGGCAAAGTGGCTAAGCCACTGTCCAAACCTTCTACTCCAGCTCGCAAAGCAGACACATCTGACTCTGATAGCTCAAGCAGCGAAGAAGAAAAGCCAGCAGGGAAACCAGCCACCAAATCTACCGGggcagcaaaggcagctgtgGGGAAGAAGGCAGCTGTGGGGAAGAAGGCAGCTGCTTCTAGTAGTAGCAGCAGCTCATCAGACAGTTCCAGTGAAGAGGATGGGAAGCCCAAAAAGGCAGTGAAGGGGGTGCAGAATGGTTCTAAAGCCACTGCCTccacagagaaagcaaaagcatcTGCAGTGGCTGCAAACAACACGAAGTCTAAGCCAGCTGGTGGCAGCAGTAGTAGCAgtgaaagcagctctgaagaaGAGACTGGAAAAGTCAATGGAGGTATTACCAGCAGTCTGGGAAGTGGGTCTGTCAGGCAGTGTTACTGAGCTAAGCATGAATGGAAGACTTTCTGAAATAATACTCATTCTAATTAATCTCTGTGTGTTACCGTGCCATCTGGTACAGTAGTAAGAGGGAAGGGTTAGTTTTGAATTTGGTGGGATCCCTTTTTGTCTGTACTGCATAGCTGCTGGCAGTGAAATTTATGGTAATGTGAAGTACATTTCAGTGTAGTTGTTGCCAGTTGCCATCTGGCCATGCACAAGATTTAGTGGCAGCAAAGCAGACTGCTGGAGGACCTTATCTGTGTGGAGTGAGAGACCACAGTTGATGCCCCAGTGCACAATATCAATCTTTAACCctccaggagaaaaacaacTAGTGATGCACTAGTGATGTGCACAAATGTGCTCAGATATCACAAAGTGATGTGCATGTGATATGAATCCAAAATTGGCAAATTTTGACCAACAGAACTCTCTCAAGTATGAAAAATCATTCATATAGAGATACCCTATTGcataaaattttatgttttaggATAGGATGGGGAGGTCTTTGCTGAATTTGTTAGTGTCTGGTACAGCAGTCTGTTTTCTGGGTGAGGTAATGCAGGCACCAGTTCTCACACCTGACTCAACATTGGGTTTGCTTTCTGGGGAACAGAAGCCATTGCTTTTCCCAACGCTGCCCTTAAAGTTCTGCTGCTGTACATCTAACAGGCACAATcgggaagaaaaagaagagggaagatGATCAGGAGCCAGAAACACCACACAGTAAAAAAGCAAAGATCAAAGCCCAAACACCACACACAGTTCCCAAGGTGAAACGGGTGAGTGAGGGTGGATTGTGGCAAATGCCTGAAGAGGCATCTCTGCCTTCTAAACAAGTAGGCTGTTTTGGGGTTTATCTGAGTGGTTGGGCCTACAggattatttgtatttttactcTCTCCTTAAGCACTTTAACCATGTCTGTAGAACTCTGGGAAGTGCACATAAGAACATAATATTATTCTGGCCAAAGTTGTTGGATATACTTGCACAGGAGCACTCATGAGCTGCCTGATctgaggcagggaaaaaataatgaatctGAGAAACACTCAAAGATTGAGATGACATGACCAGGGTTCTGTATTTGCAGGGCAAGGAAGGAGGTTATTACTAAAGGAACATTGTGTGTTTGTATGTGGTTACTGCATCTCGTTTTCTTTTTCAACAGGCGTCCTCTCCATTCCGCCGCGTaagggaagaagaaattgaGGTGGATGCTCGTGTGGCTGATAACTCATTTGAAGCAAAGGTAGGGCTAGGTGGTGCCAGAGTGCTATAACAGTTGGTCTCTGGAAGTAcctgtctgcagagcagcctcgGTGTGCTTCTGGGCAGTAGTTTTGGTGAAAACTTCTTCCACCAGGAGGCGCATAGCAGAGTGGTATCAGCTCCTGTGTGAATGTACTGGGCTTTTCTGGGTCTGGTGAACTGTGGAGCATTGCCTTTGCTCTCTTGGGTACTGActtgaatttccttttctccccctccatCCCTCACAGAAAGGAGCAGCTGGTGACTGGGGTGAGAAAGCTAACAACATCCTGAAATACACTAAAGGCAAATCTTTCCGTCAtgagaagacaaagaaaaaacgAGGCAGCTATCGTGGGGGCACTATATCGACCCAAGTCAATTCCGTCAAGTTTGAAAGTGACTGAGAATATTGGAGTTCATAAACCATCTGCTCACCAGAACATCTTGGATGGGCATATGGACATTATGGATGTCAAGCCTGCCTGGAACGCTACCTCCCCTAGCTCCTTGTGGGGCAGGCAGCTCCGGTGTAGGGATGTGGGAGAATAGTTGGATGTTTCcccattttatttctaattttgttGTAGTCTCCTAATTTGAAACCATCCTTAAACTGGTGTTATTTGCACTGCTAGGGTAACCGCCAAGACTTATATTTTCTACagtcttattttaaaaggctgGCAGTGATGTTTACTTTTGGTTTCCTGCCCATCTagtagaagaaagaaatcattgTCCTGTGTTTTAACctcccatttatttttcagccagtTTAACTCTTATCCCTTTGAAAAGGCAAGTATTTTCACTTGCCTCTGACTAGTTACTGTAAGAACAACTGCTTTGAGCACTCTGGCTGTAATACCCAGCCCGACCTGACATTTCAAGTTTACCCTTGTAGTGTGACAGggttccttttctgttttgatttgtgGTTTCACCTTGCAGTAAATACCtactttcctcttcctttcacTCCTGTGGAGGTCACTAACCAGAGTACTTGGAGAAGCAGTCTCCAAATATGGTTTTGTAGTTGAATAACAGTATTGATTGCACTTGCAGGGTGGGGGCTATTGTCAGAAAGACCAAGGTTTAGAGTACTGCTGTGGCACTCTAGATAGCACTTCCATTAGTAGCTGGGGAGTGAAGTTGTTCAGAAACTGCATGGGGGCTGTGAAGTTTCACTTggtggggagggaaagagagacTAAGGAGATAGAGGCCTCTTAGAAAAAGGCAGAGGTGGATAAACTTTTTGTTTCAGAGGTTCTGgctgcagtgtgagctgcagCTTATTAGGAGTCAAGATGATTGTATCATTAATgccttaaatttcttttctgagttGGATTGCTTGGTCTTTGAGCTGTCTTCTATCTGTTAAATCCCTCTTGGGAAGTAAAATACCCATTTCCCCCTAGCACAAAGGCAAACCCTGGGGCTGTAACGTTTGAAGTACCAGCTACAAGTGTATATTCTGTAAGGGGAGCCACAAAGAAGTTGAGGAACTTGCAGCTTAAACTGAGATTTCACGAGCAACTGACGGTATAATGGTGTGCTGGGGTGGGCTTGCATTCACTCAGTTGTGTGACTGCTTCCTTACTTAGGTGCAGCCTGCATCTGGCAGAAAATATTCCCCCAAATACTCTGCCCTCTGTTGGGTGAGTAAAGTTAGTTTGAGGAGCAGTGAGTTAAGTCCACAGCGAGTGTGAGTTGGATAATGGTAGGGCATGTTTAGGAAATGGAGTAGTGGGCTGTGAGATATACTTACCCAAGTGATGAAACTGCCAGCCACTGAGGTGATGCAGGGCCTGATTTCCATGTTTCCATTCCCTCCCCAAAGGGTGCTAATGAGAAGAGCCTTGTTACAGGAAGCTATGTTTGTGTACAAAGCAGTGTCACCTAATTGAGGGTTGGATGAGACTTGATGAGCCACCCCCATGTACATGAGTGGCAACTTTTCCCAGTGAGCATTTTTCAGGACTTTCCCCCAACTTGCACAATCACTGGGGCCTGGATTCAAGGCTACAGTGCAGAAGGGCCCAGGAGACCATGGTTATGACAAAGTAAAGGTTAGAGACCAAAGGAAGGTGGGAAGAGTATTTTCTGCTTGGGAATTTGAACATCATCCTTGTCATTTgccctctttttttctgtttatcagAAACTTACATTTGAAactctttaaaattcttttatgctttgaagttttttaaaacatctgtaAAATGTGAGAGTTAACCATGTCCGAAAATAAAGATTTGCTGCCTTTGTAGTCTGAGTGGATCTGGTAGTTAAAGATAAGGAATAGTggatgggaaaagggagggTACCAGTGCTTGGGGGTAACTGTCTCTACATTAGTCTACAACTACTTCTTGACATCTTCCATAATTGTGGACATGTAACAGACCTTCAGAAGTGAAAGGTAGCCTGTACAGCTGGCTGGTGAGTGACTGAGAGATCTGGGTAAGATGCTAGAAGCTTATATCAAAAACCGAGGCTGTTCAAGTCCCTTcctttcagaatatttcattaGGTCTCAAATATTGCTGCCAAAGCAGCTGTATGGCAGTTGGCCAGATAAGCACCAGCATATAGGAACAAAAAATAGGCATAACTGAAAAAATCCTATATAGATCTAGTTAAAATAACTGATTTGTGTGTCCCCTTAGATTTCTTTCTCCTATGTGtgtaaggaaaataaacttgaTGATAGGGCCTTGTGGGGCTCTTGAGTGCCGTAATGCTCAATTTTACCTCTTGCACCATGGTTCCCATTATGGTGGGATGGTGCACCACGTGTATTGGGCTCTCTGTTGCTCTGTCACCAACACTGCCACAGTTCCACCCTGAACGTGATGCTTCTCCTGTAGGAGAGGATGTAAGGCTGTGTGAGGTTTCAGCACAGGATGTAAAGAACGTCCTTAGCCTTGCTGGGGATCAGCACCTGACTGAGCAAGTGCAACAAGCGGGGTGGGAAATGCTTGGTGACACTCTCAAAGTGACGTGCTTGACACTCCTGGGAAAAACTGGTCCTTTCACAAGATTTTGCAGCTGCTAGACATACTTAGCCTACATATCTGCTCTATCACTGTCCTGATGTAGAGGCCTGGTTTCCCTGTGCAACAGTGGTGCAGTTACAGCTATTATTAGTGCTGGAACTGGACCAACAGGaccttcccctctgccctgtgctAGAACACTCCCTCACGTCCCGATTCCCTTGTGCACCATCCTTTCCCTTTTGCTGTCCTGACTACCGTGTTCCTATTGCTCTCCTCTCAAGGGGGTTCTGGCCCCGGGGGTGTCCGGGCAGCGGTCGCTGGGCAGATGCTGTGACAGCGATCAGACGCACCGGCCGCTCCAGA
The sequence above is a segment of the Parus major isolate Abel chromosome 6, Parus_major1.1, whole genome shotgun sequence genome. Coding sequences within it:
- the NOLC1 gene encoding nucleolar and coiled-body phosphoprotein 1 isoform X1 gives rise to the protein MAERRPVPSDLFPLVLAFLRESGCQGAARAFAREAAAKEQDPNAASLLDIFAYWLRSPEARKRKLVPNGAQAKRKPSASSSSSSSEEDEKPPAKKPAKASAVPKIKAVPAAKMAESSSEDSSDDSDSEEEKKPAKKGAKPVVKPAGTKIQPQKKAESSSSDSSSSDEGAPKKQPPKPATPKSGSKAAQAATKVVNGKAASSSSSSEDSDEEKAAPKKVVPKKSPLPKPAATQACPGKTKRAKKSSSSEDSSDSSDDEEPPAKQKPKSGPYSAVPPPQGTQTKKGLAKAPAKKAESSDSSDSSDEAEQVPSKAEAGKAAVAKTIPAPQKKAVTNKKAESSSDSDSDSSSEDDKKKVGNKFPAKQPVIKNTSKPAKVVVKPGQAKKDSSSSSDSSDSDSSDKKAAPVKPTTKAATPAAKKSPAVTKKAQSSSDSDSSSSSSEDEKKKKGPPAKPAGKVAKPLSKPSTPARKADTSDSDSSSSEEEKPAGKPATKSTGAAKAAVGKKAAVGKKAAASSSSSSSSDSSSEEDGKPKKAVKGVQNGSKATASTEKAKASAVAANNTKSKPAGGSSSSSESSSEEETGKVNGGTIGKKKKREDDQEPETPHSKKAKIKAQTPHTVPKVKRASSPFRRVREEEIEVDARVADNSFEAKKGAAGDWGEKANNILKYTKGKSFRHEKTKKKRGSYRGGTISTQVNSVKFESD